From a region of the Tursiops truncatus isolate mTurTru1 chromosome 13, mTurTru1.mat.Y, whole genome shotgun sequence genome:
- the LOC141276198 gene encoding uncharacterized protein, giving the protein MSHISSVRTRRRRRRRALLGAGPGGRGAVPRAAARALLSGRRPPRRLLDHCRRLPRRAGGPDAGPASAAPAPSSARGLAGSARYSGPPRMLLPPQLLLAWDRLSAAVRGRRAAHAGRLGAVLPARGVLAAAAARAAARGRRGRRALTRMRRPRPCGEPTSGPRRFPRGCEGSGFSAPLPLPVPPAGRRGTRAPEQGPPGGAAGPVPGGSLGLRRARP; this is encoded by the coding sequence CTCGGTCCGcacgcggcggcggcggcggcggcgggcgctcCTCGGGGCCGGCCCGGGCGGTCGCGGCGCGGTCCCGCGGGCCGCAGCGCGGGCGCTACTCTCGGGCCGCCGTCCGCCGCGCCGCCTCCTCGACCACTGCCGGCGGCTCccccggcgggcgggcgggcccGACGCGGGCCCCGCCTCCGCCGCGCCTGCCCCCTCCTCCGCGCGGGGCCTCGCGGGCTCGGCGCGCTACTCCGGGCCACCCCGCATGCTGCTGCCGCCGCAGCTGCTGCTCGCTTGGGACCGCCTCAGCGCGGCGGTCCGGGGCCGCAGGGCCGCCCACGCAGGCCGCTTGGGCGCGGTCCTCCCCGCTCGCGGCgtgctggcggcggcggcggcccgtgCGGCTGCGCGGGGGAGGCGGGGGCGCCGCGCGCTCACCCGGATGCGGCGCCCCCGCCCCTGCGGCGAGCCCACCTCGGGGCCGCGGCGCTTCCCTCGGGGCTGTGAAGGTTCCGGCTTCTCGGCGCCTCTACCTCTGCCTGTCCCACCCGCGGGGAGGCGCGGAACCCGGGCGCCGGAGCAAGGGCCTCCGGGCGGCGCTGCCGGTCCTGTCCCGGGCGGGAGCCTGGGTCTGCGACGGGCTCGGCCGTGA